From the genome of Maniola hyperantus chromosome 9, iAphHyp1.2, whole genome shotgun sequence:
AGGTATATGAAATTAGTCCATTGAGAAGGGACATGTTTTTTTGATAAGTCAATGCAAAATATTTTGAATGTCCATCTGAACAAACAATACAACAGTGAATGTCTCAGAAGACACATTGAGTTGATTTATAATATCGTACTTTCAAAAtcaataagtataataaattagaCTAAGTAGAAAGTACCTGCATATATTCTTGCTCGTTCTTTACAGTCTTGAGAGTGGAGCCTAATTCTTTGATCATATCCTCTAGCTTATTGTGATCAACTTCCTTGTCTTTGTCATCACCTTTATGAGGCGCTTCTCCTACTTCAAAGTTAAACATCACtacctgaaaataaataataaatactgaTTGTACTATGTATTATTATTGTTCTCTAATTGTACGCTtagtattcattttattttgttgtggcTAATTACACAAAGTaagtacacaaactctaaactaaactaaaatgacacgtctaaatctattgctatccctttcataatgttgcttgcagaaaaggatagcactagatttgacctgaccaatttagtttagtttagagattatgtacaagagaatcggccccattgtccaACTAATCCATTAGCACAGGAGAGGCATTGCAGTAATGGGTTTGggtgccttgccaataaaagtTAATCTGAGTGCAAGCTCTATAATTCTGCATAGGAATTGATGTGTTAAGAATAATAggcaatatattataataaaacatcaCCTTAGGTGTCATCGTAGACATTTGATTACTGAAACAATAGGTGTAACGACCAGAGGTGGGTGCAGAAATGTGTACATTCCAGAGGATTCCCTCTCACCCCGATATATCACTGTACCATCAGGGCCAGTGATCTTTACATCTATACTAAGAAACCACCTTCAGCTATTTCAAATGTAAGCCCTGAAATAAGGATATTATTTTGTCTTATAGAGGTTGTTTAAAGCTAtagtatttacaatttacagCTATAGTATTGTACAAACAAGCATGAAAAAACCTGCAAGCATGGTCAATTGACCATGGTaactttgttttgaaataaataaatagcacccaaatattatatttttcaatacTGTCAATTAAACATTCTGTTTTCAGACTTCATaaagatactagatgatgcccgtaactttGTCTGCAGGAgtttgttttttgaaaatcccaagggaactccAGTAGCTATACATATTATCCATCCTGGGATGCATGCTATCTCAGTactcttcaaaatcggttaaaccaaTAGCCATcaaaagctgacagacagacacgctttcgcatttacattACAAAAGCTGTGATGGAAATATGTTcacaaataatttcaaaataggTTAATATCAACAATAATGCAAATTACAATACATTACACAACCTTAAATAAAGGTagtttcaaagttcaaactgtAGGTAACTAGTAAATTCTACAACTTTACCCATTTTAGTGTCAGCTtcaacattttcaaaaaaacattctTCGGCGTGTGCGTCCACCGTGATAGTGTAACAGTTTGCTGTTGATACGACTATGGCTAAAATCATTGAAATAACCCATGAAGATTTAGGTAAATTATGCATTATGATAagtatttgaagtaagattttCACTGGAATAGTTTAATAGCTGCTTTCAATACATTAATAgcttgttttcttttatttaacaCTATTTATTTCACGCACAAAACTAAGGCCACGTAATGACAGCCAGCACAGCAGAGCAAAACCAAAGCAAAACCACCACAAGACCACCACAGCCTTTTATCGGCACAATCAGgggcacagaatacatttactccatagagatagtatacatagagGAACCATAACGTGTTGCCGCTCTTGTACATCTATGTGTCAAAGAGGTATTGTTATCTCAGTCTTTTTTAGGGAACCTCCATTCGTGTAAAGCGATAGCTCATAAAGTCTGGCAACGTCGCTCCATCGGTTGAAAATAGTGCCCAGTATAGTGACACATGCCTcctaaggcagctcagttcggtgctttcttcatacaaacgtaggagggaaaatacaacaatattcgatattgtacgcacaaaactaaggaattatatcgatttatctcgttcattatctaggttcaatgatatctaaaacattgaaaaaaatatgatttaaaagttacgagcctcaaaagattcctattttaacactaaatctatgtcaactttgggcggtaaataaataagattaggaatagagaaaattctaaaaaaaattatcattagacatagtgtatttattcattagttgaaataacctTTACTTTGCCAAACCTAacattcagtagttttttctcaaaaatacttttcccaaactactgttcaacccttttcaagcgctagatttcggctaaaatcatcatgcttctcaccccacaACCATTAGACACCGctcgggtggcggagggaagggcagcccagcggcgcgcggctgcgcgtgtaatattgtggtttctatgacgacaactgttgttatgttttcaaaaacaaaagtcgtaatgattttataaaattaatttttatcagTGGCTATGctaaatgtgtagaagattgagcagagcagagtcaataagtcttcaaaatacttattgcattttgtacattgacctctggaatttgaaaatttggacaccaattttattcatggtttattgacctgactttgttgttgaggtcatAGTAGGGATAtatactcgtgtggtcctagtacaataggtaagtaactttgtttagttatttattttatctaattttaaaaaccggccaagtgcgagttgctcgcgcaccaagggttccgtactcaggtatttttttgacatttttgctccataaatcaaaaactattatgccataaaataaataaaatgtgttttaggaatacacacaatacagtaaaggccctttcatataattacccccacttggtatacttatttatacttgaaaattgaaatactaattatttttattatacacttgttcattaacacactttatttttttttgtaagttgtaatcacaaatctatggttttcggatttattcctttacttgtgctctagaCTACGTaccctactaaatttcatgattctgggtcaacgggaagtatccctataggttttgtgtgacagatacgaccaCAGGACGGATGAGACAGGACAGGACAGACAGGACAACGAAGtggatcctaagggtcccttttttccttataaagtacggacccctaaaaaggtacctgtatatgtataactagctgatccccgcggcttcgcccgcgtagatttaggtttttaaagatcccgtatagcactatgtcactcaggaataatgtagctttcttctggtgaaagaatttttaaaatcggttcagtagttctaaagattaccccctacacacaacttaacgacattacctctttaatataatacaacgggccgtgcagcagaaaatcgtaatattttaatttcgcataacttccaaaaccaaacgtccaattttaatcattcaaagaccaaatattatcgtccataaactgttcttagtgatgaaatcatttattttgataaggattaatagcatgagtaaaataaacgcgtttaaatgtagtccaaaaaaaattcaagatttttataataaaaaaatggttgctgtgcctcactcgacataagatgggtatagtgtgtcgcggacttttttgtagatatttataagatctacaattaattagaacattttatggttctactcttttatagtttaggcagcgtacgcaaaataagtaactttttggttgattttttacaccttgatGATCCGACAAacacccaaatatcttacggaaccctattttttccaaaataaaaatatagcctatgttactcgtggataatgtagcttttcgAATGgtgcaaagaatttttaaaatcggtccagtaggtttttgagcctattcagtacaaaaaacaaaaacaaacaaacaaacaaaaaagttttcctcttatatattagtgtagattagtgtagataaaaaaatggttgctgtgcctcactcgacatagatgggtatagtgtgtcgcggacttttttgtagatatttataagatctacaattaattagaacattttatggttctatcttttatagtttaggcagcgtacgcaaaataagtaacttttctggttgattttttacaccttgtgtccgaaaaacccaaatatcttacggaaccctatttttttccaaaataaaatatagcctatgttactcgtggataatgtagctttcgaatggtgaaagaatttttaaaatcggtccagtagtttttgagcctattcagtaaaaacaaacaaacaaacaaacaaacacaaacaaacaaagttttcctctttataatattagtgtagtagaatataggtaggtaggtacctacctggtggtatttctttgtatttttagggttccgtacctcagaaggaaaaaacggaaccctctgtctgtctgtctgtcggtccgtctgtccgtccgtccgtctgtccgtccgtccgtccgtccgccgtccgtcgtccgtccgtccgtccatgcgtctgtcggtccgtccatcggtccgtctgcccgtccgtctgtccgtctgttcgtctgtcggtctgtccgtctgtctgtctgtccgtctatctgtctgtctgtctgtctgtccgtcttacaaataaagtacgcaacgcttcttacaaatagtacttttttatttatttactagctgacgcccgcgacttcgtccgcgtggatgtagttttcaaaagcccgtgggaactcttttattttctgggataaagaaggcaggtcatgcctgtcgtagaggtgatggccgttggagccggaaagttcttgagtggagaccgcgtaggtataagtagcgtagtgtgggacgccttccagcacgatggaccgacgatatacagaggctggcgggaagtggctagtggagaaggctgaggaccgggtgtggtggcgctctttagggaaagcctatgtccacagtggacgaccgcaggctgatgatatggaaaaaatcacgttgatccgttgccaccctcacacgtccctatccgccttctccactcctgtcacgctggcgaatagtttggaatagaataggatttcgatggagtgcgtggatttttgtgaacggagttcaaccatgtagtcgtggtttggtacaatagtaaatggtacaatattaattcaccaacaacagttcctaaaacccatagaataggagtgcagtaccctgcagcatcagtattgaagagttggaacttaaagttcaataatggtatatatgtttggcatctacaatattatctcacaatcaacagtggcttaggagtgcaacgagtaccctgcatcatcagggttgaagagttgggatatcgagttgaattatgaagtcgttgcttgtacctaaccagagatagtttattctaagcgtacctttaatatcaattcaacatcaactatcctaaaacagctgattgaaatccaaaagtacaaaagctacccgtgattattatgatgatggttgagaagttgcacttgaagttttaacatgtatggtttctacaaaaaagaatgaatgaaatcggactacgcgttaatgaattacagctcagtatacattttaactttcaaccctctcctaagggaaccatgctgaatttcgggataaaaagtatcctatatcctatatcctcatagtatgacgtcaaatcgtaccaagtttcattgggaatccattcagtagtttcagcgtgatgcgcggccgtgatacagacaga
Proteins encoded in this window:
- the LOC117984863 gene encoding LOW QUALITY PROTEIN: transmembrane emp24 domain-containing protein 2-like (The sequence of the model RefSeq protein was modified relative to this genomic sequence to represent the inferred CDS: inserted 2 bases in 2 codons) produces the protein MHNLPKSSWVISMILAIVVSTANCYTITVDAHAEECFFENVEADTKMGLTFEIAEGGFLXIDVKITGPDGTVIYRGERESSGMYTFXAPTSGRYTYCFSNQMSTMTPKVVMFNFEVGEAPHKGDDKDKEVDHNKLEDMIKELGSTLKTVKNEQEYMQVRDRIHRSINESTNSRVVMWSIFEASVLLVMTLGQVYYLKRFFEVQRVV